A genomic window from Candidatus Tumulicola sp. includes:
- the hemL gene encoding glutamate-1-semialdehyde 2,1-aminomutase: MNIKRSQDLYEEAKRVIPGGVDSPVRAFKAVGGTPLFIARGEGPLIFDVDGHEYVDYVGSWGPLIFGHAYPPVIAAIERAARMGTSFGASTALEVELAELIVEAMPSIELVRFVNSGTEACMSALRLARAFTRRDKIVKCAGCYHGHADGLLVAAGSGALTLGVPDSPGVSAAQAADTIVVPYNDVAALEKLFAQRSSPIAAVILEPIVGNMGVARPKAGYLEAVRRLTKEHGALFIMDEVMTGFRVAYGGAQALHDIRPDVTCLGKIIGGGLPVGAFGGRADIMRHLAPEGDVYQAGTLSGNPLAMAAGIAQLRALKESDAYERLEAAGKTLETGLNEVLSHVGAPAHVARAGSMWTLFFTKDAVTDLASAKRCDTKAFGRFFHAMLERGIYLPPSQFEAGFVSLAHSKAEIERTINAARESFDVVTA, encoded by the coding sequence GTGAATATCAAGCGCTCTCAGGATCTGTACGAAGAAGCGAAGCGGGTCATCCCGGGCGGGGTGGATTCGCCGGTGCGCGCCTTCAAGGCCGTCGGCGGCACGCCGCTCTTCATCGCGCGCGGCGAGGGCCCGCTCATATTCGACGTCGATGGCCACGAGTACGTCGACTACGTGGGCTCGTGGGGACCCCTGATCTTCGGACACGCGTACCCGCCCGTCATCGCGGCGATCGAACGCGCGGCGCGCATGGGGACCTCCTTCGGCGCCTCTACCGCGCTCGAAGTGGAACTCGCTGAATTGATCGTTGAAGCGATGCCGTCGATCGAGCTTGTGCGCTTCGTCAACTCGGGAACCGAGGCGTGCATGAGCGCGCTGCGCTTAGCACGCGCCTTCACCAGGCGCGACAAGATCGTCAAGTGCGCCGGCTGCTATCATGGTCATGCCGACGGGTTGCTGGTGGCGGCGGGCTCCGGCGCGCTCACGCTGGGCGTGCCCGATTCTCCCGGCGTGTCCGCGGCACAAGCGGCGGACACGATCGTGGTGCCGTACAACGACGTCGCCGCGCTCGAAAAACTTTTCGCGCAGCGATCAAGCCCGATCGCCGCCGTCATCCTCGAACCGATCGTCGGCAACATGGGCGTGGCGCGGCCCAAAGCGGGCTACCTGGAAGCGGTTCGCCGATTGACCAAGGAGCACGGCGCGCTGTTCATCATGGATGAAGTCATGACGGGTTTCCGCGTCGCGTATGGCGGCGCGCAAGCTCTCCATGATATAAGACCCGATGTGACGTGCCTCGGCAAGATCATAGGCGGAGGGCTGCCGGTCGGGGCGTTCGGCGGCCGCGCTGACATCATGCGTCATCTCGCCCCGGAGGGCGACGTGTACCAGGCGGGCACGCTTTCCGGCAACCCGCTCGCCATGGCGGCGGGCATCGCGCAGCTGCGCGCCCTCAAGGAGTCCGACGCGTACGAACGCCTCGAAGCCGCTGGCAAGACCCTTGAAACCGGCCTGAATGAAGTGTTGTCGCACGTCGGCGCACCGGCGCACGTCGCTCGCGCAGGCTCGATGTGGACGCTGTTCTTCACCAAAGATGCGGTGACTGATCTCGCATCCGCCAAACGCTGCGACACCAAAGCATTCGGTCGATTCTTCCATGCGATGCTCGAGCGCGGCATCTATCTGCCGCCCTCGCAGTTCGAGGCAGGCTTTGTCTCGCTCGCGCACAGCAAGGCTGAGATCGAGCGCACCATCAACGCCGCCCGCGAGTCCTTTGATGTCGTCACCGCATAG
- the hemB gene encoding porphobilinogen synthase: MRSSPSSAPSGTCYAGLQSGLREPLTTMRMIERRRETIAGLPTPTERPRRLRRTSGLRGMVAEHAVRVNDLIEPLFVVEGTGVKREIPSMPGVFWQSVDTLLEDAKAAAALGIPAVLLFGIPDHKDDVASGLADPGGAVQRAIAAIKNAAPELLVLADLCACEYTSHGHCGLIDERGAIDNDATLELLAQGALSYAEAGVDIVAPSDMMDGRVKAIRHALDSKRHIDVAILSYAVKYASAFYGPFREAAASTPKFGDRRTHQMDPPNAREAVREALLDVQEGADAVMVKPALSYLDVVHRVREAVNVPVAVYNVSGEYSMIKAAAARGWIDEQRAIDEVLVSCKRAGADIIVTYFARSVAARLKR; this comes from the coding sequence GTGAGATCATCGCCAAGTTCCGCACCTAGCGGCACGTGCTATGCCGGACTTCAGTCCGGTCTTCGCGAACCGCTCACCACGATGCGCATGATCGAACGAAGGCGCGAAACTATCGCCGGCCTTCCTACACCGACGGAGCGGCCGCGCCGCTTGCGCCGCACGAGCGGTTTGCGCGGCATGGTCGCCGAGCACGCCGTGCGCGTGAACGATCTCATCGAGCCGCTGTTCGTCGTCGAGGGCACGGGCGTCAAACGCGAGATCCCGTCGATGCCCGGCGTCTTCTGGCAGTCCGTCGACACGTTGCTTGAAGACGCGAAAGCTGCGGCAGCGCTTGGGATTCCGGCGGTGCTGCTCTTCGGCATCCCAGACCACAAGGACGATGTCGCCTCAGGTCTTGCCGATCCCGGCGGAGCGGTGCAGCGCGCGATCGCGGCGATCAAAAACGCCGCGCCCGAACTGCTTGTCCTCGCCGATCTGTGCGCGTGTGAATACACCTCGCACGGCCACTGCGGACTCATCGACGAGCGCGGCGCGATCGACAACGACGCCACGCTCGAATTGCTCGCGCAAGGCGCGCTTTCGTACGCAGAAGCCGGCGTCGACATCGTCGCGCCTTCCGACATGATGGACGGTCGGGTCAAGGCGATCCGCCACGCGCTGGACAGCAAGCGCCACATAGACGTCGCCATTCTCTCGTATGCGGTGAAGTACGCATCGGCCTTCTATGGCCCGTTCCGCGAAGCCGCGGCCTCGACGCCGAAGTTCGGCGATCGCCGCACGCATCAAATGGATCCGCCGAATGCGCGCGAGGCCGTGCGCGAAGCGCTGCTGGACGTGCAGGAAGGCGCGGATGCGGTGATGGTCAAGCCTGCGCTGAGCTACCTCGATGTCGTGCATCGCGTGCGCGAGGCGGTCAACGTTCCGGTCGCCGTCTACAACGTGAGCGGCGAGTATTCGATGATCAAGGCAGCGGCGGCGCGCGGTTGGATCGACGAACAGCGCGCGATTGACGAAGTGCTGGTGAGCTGCAAACGCGCCGGCGCGGATATCATCGTGACGTACTTCGCCCGCTCCGTCGCTGCACGGCTGAAGCGCTAG
- a CDS encoding redox-sensing transcriptional repressor Rex encodes MSSPHSAKRDINPPRLFLYHRGLEDALREGTTVLTSQELAERVGRGVSSTQIRKDLSYLGTLGRRGRGYNVVMLVKKLARVLGLDRDWRIAIVGFGYLGHALATFLEYREEKFHIAAIFDIDKELVGTRWHGVRISHVNDLEKVLPVLNCSIGLITVPAGAAQAVAERIVRCGVSALLNFAPTTLKVNSRVSVRSIDLASELSILTHHLS; translated from the coding sequence ATGTCGTCACCGCATAGCGCAAAACGCGACATCAACCCGCCGCGATTGTTCCTGTACCATCGCGGTCTCGAAGACGCGTTGCGTGAGGGCACCACCGTGCTGACGTCGCAGGAACTCGCCGAGCGCGTCGGACGCGGCGTGTCGTCGACCCAGATCCGCAAAGACCTCTCCTATCTGGGCACGCTTGGCCGCCGCGGCCGCGGCTACAACGTCGTGATGCTGGTGAAGAAGCTCGCGCGCGTGCTCGGGCTTGACCGCGATTGGCGCATCGCCATCGTCGGCTTCGGCTACCTCGGCCACGCGCTCGCCACGTTCTTGGAATACCGCGAAGAGAAATTTCACATCGCGGCGATCTTCGACATCGACAAGGAACTCGTGGGCACGCGCTGGCATGGCGTGCGCATCAGCCACGTGAACGATCTCGAAAAAGTGCTGCCGGTGCTCAACTGCAGCATCGGACTCATCACCGTCCCGGCCGGCGCCGCACAGGCCGTCGCAGAGCGCATCGTCCGATGCGGCGTGAGCGCGCTCTTGAACTTCGCCCCCACGACCCTGAAAGTGAACTCTCGGGTATCCGTGCGTTCGATCGACCTCGCTTCCGAGCTGTCCATTCTGACCCACCACTTGTCGTAA
- the hemC gene encoding hydroxymethylbilane synthase produces MSLVRTLRVATRTSALALIQTRSIVERLAKRGIACEIVEITTRGDRDKDGSLAVIGGDGVFVKELQNALLDNRADIAVHSMKDLPTELPPGVRAGVVPPRADARDALVSPRGAFKTIRDLPQGAVIGTSSLRRKAQLLVIRPDLRVRDLRGNVDTRIKKMLAGACDAAVLAMAGIERIGLPAEAGALPVAIDEMVPAVGQGALYVQHREADSALREMLAPLDDPASAFEVDLERAFLKRMGGGCLVPIGGHAQVGEEGWTFHAFVAEVDGTQAQRRSIRGSDKAARSRVEALADEMLAAGAREIIAKFRT; encoded by the coding sequence ATGTCGCTTGTCCGCACGCTGCGCGTCGCCACGAGAACCAGCGCGCTCGCGCTCATCCAAACCCGCTCGATCGTCGAGCGCCTCGCGAAGCGCGGGATCGCGTGCGAGATCGTGGAGATCACGACCCGCGGCGACCGCGACAAGGATGGCAGCCTTGCCGTAATCGGCGGTGACGGCGTCTTCGTCAAGGAGTTGCAAAACGCGCTGCTGGACAACCGCGCCGACATCGCCGTGCACTCCATGAAGGATCTTCCAACAGAATTGCCTCCCGGCGTGCGCGCAGGCGTGGTTCCGCCTCGAGCCGATGCGCGCGACGCGTTGGTTTCGCCGCGCGGGGCGTTCAAGACGATCCGCGATCTGCCGCAAGGCGCCGTCATCGGAACCAGCTCGCTGCGTCGCAAGGCGCAACTGCTTGTTATCCGCCCGGATCTGCGGGTCCGCGATCTCCGCGGCAACGTGGACACGCGCATCAAGAAAATGCTCGCCGGAGCATGCGACGCGGCGGTCCTTGCGATGGCGGGCATAGAACGCATCGGCCTGCCTGCGGAAGCCGGCGCGCTGCCCGTTGCGATCGACGAAATGGTTCCGGCGGTCGGTCAAGGCGCGCTGTACGTGCAGCATCGAGAGGCGGACAGCGCGCTTCGCGAAATGCTCGCGCCCTTGGACGATCCCGCAAGCGCGTTCGAAGTAGACCTGGAGCGGGCTTTCCTCAAGCGCATGGGCGGAGGCTGTCTCGTGCCGATCGGAGGGCACGCCCAGGTGGGGGAGGAGGGCTGGACGTTCCACGCTTTTGTCGCCGAGGTCGATGGCACGCAAGCGCAGCGCCGGAGCATACGCGGTTCGGATAAGGCGGCGCGATCCCGCGTGGAAGCGTTGGCGGACGAAATGCTCGCCGCCGGGGCGCGTGAGATCATCGCCAAGTTCCGCACCTAG
- a CDS encoding cytochrome c biogenesis protein ResB — MAAPASARPTRSPYDQTLDVLSNVMFPIVVFFIWATLTTVGTIVDQNQPPERYYEEYPAAMANAILRLHLTNIFHSLPYLSLVLLLLISMAVCTFRRVIPKRFPKDRPVALENFGLHAARECSRDVPATAAKIDDYARRRGFAIRTQEVDGAHWVFADKQKWARYGVLVAHLGFTVIAFGLFLGWLKGYRGELQVFSGQTVAVPQARLNLTLDKFIAHFTPVQTPNGTMYQASLFQSDVRVGSAGGLGAPAAANIIVNQPYVTPENVYFYQASYGYGGHLQITRDGKPIDSPAAQGRLMPQDAILLPGTSRAIEYGTMLGPSDPSQSPMGVPLPIRDTYALWVFHDGIPTTAKPIFLPIGASLNAGDGYTVRALPPIAWSGITYRYDPGELYVGLGALILSGGFVMALFFLPVKLYARVKAQAGGGALVDIAATTTKGNAMYEDEFESLVKGLEKRLRAPDPPPIQETVSAYA, encoded by the coding sequence ATGGCCGCTCCCGCCTCGGCGCGCCCCACGCGCTCGCCTTACGATCAAACGCTCGACGTGCTGAGCAACGTCATGTTCCCGATCGTCGTGTTCTTCATCTGGGCCACGCTGACCACGGTCGGCACCATCGTGGATCAAAACCAGCCGCCCGAGCGCTACTACGAAGAGTACCCGGCGGCGATGGCCAACGCGATCCTGCGCCTGCACCTCACGAACATCTTCCATTCGCTGCCGTATCTCTCGCTGGTCTTGCTGCTGCTGATCTCGATGGCGGTGTGCACGTTCAGGCGCGTCATCCCGAAACGTTTCCCAAAAGACCGGCCGGTCGCGCTCGAGAACTTCGGCCTGCACGCGGCCCGCGAATGCAGCCGAGACGTGCCGGCCACGGCTGCGAAGATCGACGATTACGCGCGCCGGCGCGGCTTCGCCATCCGCACGCAGGAGGTCGACGGCGCGCATTGGGTGTTCGCCGACAAACAGAAATGGGCGCGCTACGGCGTGCTCGTGGCGCATCTCGGGTTCACGGTCATCGCGTTTGGACTCTTCTTGGGCTGGCTGAAAGGCTATCGCGGCGAGCTTCAGGTCTTCAGCGGCCAAACGGTCGCGGTCCCTCAGGCGCGGCTCAACCTCACGCTCGACAAGTTCATCGCGCACTTCACGCCCGTGCAAACGCCCAACGGCACCATGTATCAGGCATCGCTTTTCCAATCCGACGTCAGGGTGGGCTCGGCCGGCGGATTAGGCGCGCCGGCCGCCGCCAACATCATCGTCAATCAGCCCTACGTCACGCCGGAAAACGTGTACTTCTATCAAGCCTCATACGGCTACGGCGGTCACCTGCAGATCACGCGCGACGGCAAGCCGATCGACTCCCCCGCTGCGCAGGGGCGGCTCATGCCCCAAGACGCGATCCTGTTGCCGGGGACCAGCCGCGCTATCGAGTACGGCACGATGCTGGGACCATCCGATCCATCGCAGTCGCCGATGGGCGTTCCGCTGCCCATCCGCGACACGTATGCGTTGTGGGTGTTCCATGATGGCATCCCGACGACCGCCAAACCGATCTTCTTGCCGATCGGCGCAAGCCTGAACGCCGGCGACGGCTACACGGTGCGCGCGTTGCCGCCGATCGCGTGGTCGGGCATCACCTACCGCTACGACCCGGGCGAGCTGTACGTCGGACTCGGCGCCCTCATCCTCTCCGGCGGCTTCGTCATGGCGCTTTTCTTCCTGCCGGTGAAGTTGTATGCGCGGGTGAAGGCGCAGGCCGGCGGGGGTGCGCTGGTCGACATCGCAGCGACGACCACCAAGGGCAACGCGATGTACGAAGACGAATTCGAAAGCCTGGTGAAGGGTCTGGAGAAGCGCCTTCGGGCTCCGGATCCGCCGCCGATCCAGGAAACGGTGAGCGCCTATGCCTGA
- a CDS encoding glycosyltransferase family 39 protein, producing the protein MSASALVLVATRSVRTSDMRARFQAARNTSLAAQQEPMRFLNHWLHMNEVSELRSERYMWLWLRGGVFVLLAALYFVRLGSGSLWDNSEPTYGEIVKEMFRTGDWITMHFNFAPWYIHPPLWFWIAGGAVKAFGLNELSLRLPSAIFGLLGAGATYLAARRLYGEIAGLIAALALGTSLEYIVLCRLAILDTTLVFFMTVTFFWGYFALRDGDRRAFWIAVVAAALGTLTKGPVALVLPLLSLLVYLWWAKAWQQVQRLPWAIGFLAYVLIAGSWFAAETGLHGQIFIIDYFGASTFGRYLQPFENQPGPVYYYIPLLAVGFFPYVAFLPKAIKEAVLRRSNDDIFLLASAIVPLVFFSAAQTKLPNYIVVIFPMLAVLVGGLVCEAIAANQLKPLRGALFMLPVSLVLLTIGVVLYLNIQVSQDLSALTPALALLGWIVVPTAALTLVATLVTKRVWLAPLGFAAMMVGLIGALVIAILPGVEAQKPMKAMAAHIQSLVRPGDKIGIASVRGGFSLLFYTDNHGITFFGKVTGALSPWSFFGQKARVFAPITAAEYYSMQLMRVKSVYVWLRTPSMWLASNRPPP; encoded by the coding sequence ATGAGCGCGAGCGCGCTGGTTCTCGTGGCGACGCGCAGCGTGCGGACAAGCGACATGCGAGCGCGCTTCCAGGCGGCGCGAAACACGTCCTTGGCGGCGCAGCAGGAGCCAATGCGCTTCCTCAACCATTGGCTCCACATGAACGAGGTTTCCGAGCTTCGCTCGGAGCGCTACATGTGGTTGTGGCTGCGCGGCGGGGTCTTCGTCTTGCTGGCGGCGCTTTATTTCGTGCGCCTGGGCTCGGGCAGTCTGTGGGATAACAGCGAACCCACCTACGGCGAGATCGTCAAGGAGATGTTCCGTACCGGCGACTGGATCACGATGCACTTCAACTTCGCGCCGTGGTACATCCACCCGCCGCTGTGGTTTTGGATCGCCGGCGGCGCGGTCAAAGCTTTCGGACTCAACGAACTCAGCCTACGCCTGCCCAGCGCGATTTTCGGATTGCTCGGCGCCGGCGCGACGTACCTCGCCGCGCGACGGCTTTACGGCGAGATCGCCGGACTCATCGCCGCGCTCGCGCTCGGCACGAGCCTCGAGTACATCGTGCTCTGCCGGCTTGCGATCCTCGATACCACGCTTGTCTTCTTCATGACGGTCACGTTCTTTTGGGGTTATTTCGCGCTGCGCGACGGCGATCGGCGCGCGTTTTGGATCGCGGTGGTGGCCGCGGCGCTTGGCACGCTGACCAAAGGCCCGGTCGCGCTCGTGTTGCCGCTGCTGTCCTTGCTGGTCTACTTGTGGTGGGCAAAGGCGTGGCAGCAAGTGCAGCGCCTGCCATGGGCGATCGGTTTTCTCGCCTACGTGTTGATCGCCGGCTCGTGGTTCGCGGCCGAAACCGGTTTGCACGGTCAGATCTTCATCATCGATTATTTCGGCGCTTCCACCTTTGGGCGCTATCTCCAGCCGTTCGAGAATCAGCCCGGACCGGTGTACTATTACATACCGCTGCTCGCCGTCGGCTTCTTCCCGTATGTCGCCTTTTTGCCCAAGGCCATCAAGGAGGCCGTCCTGCGGCGCAGCAACGACGATATCTTCTTGCTCGCTTCGGCAATCGTGCCGTTGGTGTTCTTCTCCGCCGCACAGACCAAACTGCCCAACTACATCGTGGTGATCTTTCCCATGCTGGCCGTGCTCGTCGGAGGACTGGTCTGCGAAGCCATCGCCGCCAATCAGCTGAAACCGCTGCGCGGCGCACTGTTCATGCTGCCGGTATCGCTCGTGCTGCTGACGATCGGCGTGGTCTTATATCTGAACATCCAGGTATCGCAGGATCTGTCGGCGCTGACGCCGGCGCTCGCCCTCTTGGGCTGGATCGTGGTGCCGACAGCCGCCTTGACGCTCGTCGCCACGCTTGTGACCAAGCGGGTGTGGCTGGCGCCGCTAGGCTTTGCGGCGATGATGGTCGGCCTCATCGGCGCGCTCGTGATCGCCATTTTGCCCGGCGTCGAAGCGCAGAAGCCGATGAAAGCGATGGCCGCGCACATCCAATCCCTCGTTCGACCCGGCGACAAGATCGGCATCGCCAGCGTGCGCGGCGGCTTTTCCCTCCTGTTCTATACCGACAACCACGGGATCACGTTTTTCGGCAAGGTCACGGGCGCACTGAGCCCGTGGAGCTTCTTCGGCCAGAAGGCGCGCGTGTTCGCGCCGATCACGGCAGCCGAATACTACAGCATGCAGCTCATGCGCGTCAAGAGCGTTTATGTGTGGCTGCGCACGCCGAGCATGTGGCTCGCGTCCAATCGGCCGCCCCCATGA
- the hemA gene encoding glutamyl-tRNA reductase: MPIVVLGLSHKTAPPEVRNRHTFPTERITEALGALRDYTGVREAAIVATCNRLEIYADVDDYEIGVDRLKDFLTTYRSMRVDDFDKYLYTLLGAQAVEQLCRVASGLDSMLLGEAQIVGQVKEALTLAGRAHSTGPHLNRLFRIALECGKRARTETGIGRDAVSLGAAAVELASRHCGLAAAEVVVVGAGKMGTIVAKHIAARGAATLAIVNRTPARAQSLAASIDGSAHGIGELPQLLRSADLVISATGGGAFLITESMLQTACAARSKPLLIVDIAVPRDVQPSAAMLERVTIYELNDLQQVIDATLDTRRAEIPAVEAIIAGVVREYMRWYQSRVAVPLIASLRRKAEAIRLAEIDKLFARLPELDSHQRELIAGASVSILNKLLHAPVTRLRESAAESGALRSDTTERLLDLETLGARLEEQLAEALRPPRPRRRG, from the coding sequence GTGCCGATCGTCGTCCTTGGCCTGAGCCACAAGACCGCGCCCCCAGAGGTGCGCAACCGCCATACGTTCCCCACCGAGCGCATCACCGAAGCGCTGGGCGCGCTCCGCGACTACACCGGGGTGCGCGAAGCGGCCATCGTCGCCACCTGCAATCGCCTGGAGATCTACGCCGACGTCGACGACTACGAGATCGGCGTCGATCGACTCAAGGATTTTCTGACCACCTATCGCAGCATGCGGGTCGACGACTTCGACAAGTATCTGTACACTCTGCTCGGCGCCCAGGCGGTCGAGCAACTCTGCCGCGTTGCAAGCGGCCTCGATTCGATGCTTCTCGGCGAAGCGCAGATCGTCGGGCAAGTGAAAGAGGCGCTGACGCTCGCAGGGCGCGCGCATTCGACCGGCCCGCACCTCAACCGGCTGTTCCGCATCGCGCTCGAATGCGGCAAGCGCGCGCGCACGGAAACGGGCATCGGCCGGGACGCCGTCTCGTTGGGAGCGGCGGCGGTCGAGCTCGCTTCGCGTCACTGCGGCTTAGCTGCTGCCGAGGTCGTCGTGGTGGGCGCCGGCAAGATGGGCACGATCGTCGCAAAGCACATCGCCGCACGTGGCGCCGCTACGCTTGCGATCGTGAACCGGACACCGGCACGCGCGCAAAGCTTGGCCGCATCGATCGATGGAAGCGCGCACGGCATCGGTGAACTACCGCAGTTGCTGCGCAGCGCCGATCTCGTCATCAGCGCCACCGGCGGCGGCGCGTTCCTCATCACCGAATCGATGCTGCAGACCGCGTGTGCCGCCCGCTCCAAGCCCCTGCTGATCGTGGACATCGCCGTGCCGCGAGACGTGCAACCGAGCGCAGCGATGCTTGAGCGCGTGACCATCTACGAACTGAACGACTTGCAGCAAGTCATCGACGCGACCCTCGACACGCGGCGAGCCGAGATACCGGCCGTGGAAGCGATCATCGCCGGTGTCGTCCGTGAGTACATGCGCTGGTATCAGTCGCGCGTGGCCGTGCCGCTCATCGCTTCATTGCGGCGCAAGGCAGAAGCGATCCGGCTTGCCGAGATCGACAAGCTTTTTGCGCGTCTGCCGGAACTCGACAGCCACCAGCGCGAACTCATCGCGGGCGCGAGCGTGTCTATCCTCAACAAACTGCTGCACGCGCCGGTCACGCGCTTGCGCGAGAGCGCGGCCGAGAGCGGTGCGCTCCGCTCGGATACGACGGAACGGCTGCTCGACCTAGAAACGCTTGGAGCCAGGCTCGAAGAGCAGCTTGCAGAAGCTCTGCGTCCGCCCCGTCCGCGCCGGCGCGGCTAG
- the ccsB gene encoding c-type cytochrome biogenesis protein CcsB has protein sequence MPDTTPYTQYNTNVAAVANAHVAAYMAWYEAAVILYLFAAAGFLIYWFVRNWMVLGVGITFAVLGIAAQVASLGLRWYYSQHVPWNDLYGSLSVVSLWVAVLFLFIGARYKSWFAGPLVFAFSDALLAYAKSWNKGLEPLVPSLQSTWIYIHVPVVLGAYAAFLIGCAVSILFLMKKADENRPPGAGQSVGAAVAAQARPIYLAWLENLPASPRLDVLAYRANAIGEILLTAGIILGALWAHVAWGSYWQWDSKETAALISWIVYAAYVHMHTKPSLRGTVSAWVSIIGFATILFSYFAVNIWISGLHSYK, from the coding sequence ATGCCTGACACGACTCCTTACACGCAATACAACACCAACGTGGCGGCCGTGGCCAACGCGCATGTTGCGGCGTACATGGCTTGGTATGAGGCGGCGGTCATCCTCTACCTATTCGCCGCTGCCGGATTCCTTATCTACTGGTTCGTCCGCAACTGGATGGTGCTGGGCGTCGGCATCACGTTCGCAGTGCTCGGCATCGCGGCGCAAGTCGCAAGCCTCGGCCTGCGCTGGTATTACAGCCAGCACGTCCCCTGGAACGATTTGTACGGTTCGCTGTCGGTCGTCTCGCTGTGGGTGGCGGTGCTGTTCCTATTCATCGGCGCGCGCTACAAGAGCTGGTTCGCGGGTCCGCTGGTGTTCGCGTTCAGCGACGCGCTGCTCGCCTACGCGAAAAGTTGGAACAAAGGCCTCGAACCGCTCGTTCCGTCGTTGCAAAGCACCTGGATCTACATCCACGTGCCGGTCGTGTTGGGCGCATATGCGGCGTTTCTGATCGGCTGCGCCGTCAGCATCCTCTTTCTAATGAAGAAAGCCGACGAGAATCGCCCGCCCGGCGCCGGTCAATCCGTTGGCGCGGCGGTCGCGGCGCAGGCGCGGCCCATCTACTTGGCGTGGCTGGAAAATTTGCCGGCCTCGCCGCGCCTGGACGTTTTGGCGTATCGCGCCAACGCCATCGGCGAGATCCTCCTCACCGCGGGCATCATCTTGGGCGCGCTGTGGGCGCACGTCGCGTGGGGCAGCTATTGGCAGTGGGACTCAAAGGAGACAGCAGCGCTGATCTCATGGATCGTGTACGCCGCGTACGTGCACATGCACACCAAGCCTTCATTACGCGGCACGGTGTCGGCGTGGGTCTCGATCATCGGCTTCGCGACGATTCTCTTCAGCTACTTCGCCGTCAACATCTGGATCAGCGGCCTCCACTCCTACAAATAG
- a CDS encoding molybdenum cofactor guanylyltransferase has product MAEVTIVLLAGGAATRLPGKLALPLNGEPLLIGIYRRLTADGTPCILSVRDRLDPRLADLISCEIVTDEISDGGPLGAVLSCARKVRTPLFVAVAGDLPDIDSGFIAKLLKTFQDREAAGNAPDAVLPTWPDGKVEPLAALYATAPWIGGAQRALAAGRRKVTAALDGLKVAAYHVTSEDERMLANINTPEDYERAVKISR; this is encoded by the coding sequence ATGGCGGAAGTCACCATCGTCTTGCTCGCAGGCGGCGCGGCGACGCGATTGCCGGGCAAGCTCGCGCTCCCGCTCAACGGCGAGCCGCTGCTCATTGGAATCTACCGGCGGCTCACGGCAGACGGCACCCCGTGCATCCTCAGCGTGCGCGACCGGCTCGACCCGCGCCTGGCCGACTTGATCTCGTGTGAGATCGTCACCGACGAGATCTCCGACGGCGGACCGCTGGGAGCTGTTCTTTCATGCGCGAGAAAGGTGCGGACGCCGCTCTTCGTGGCCGTCGCCGGCGATCTGCCCGACATCGACAGCGGATTCATCGCGAAGCTCTTGAAGACGTTTCAGGATCGCGAAGCCGCGGGCAACGCTCCGGATGCCGTGCTGCCGACGTGGCCGGACGGCAAAGTCGAGCCGCTCGCCGCTTTATACGCGACCGCGCCTTGGATCGGCGGCGCCCAACGCGCGCTGGCAGCCGGTCGCCGAAAGGTGACCGCCGCGCTGGACGGCCTCAAGGTCGCCGCATACCACGTCACTTCTGAGGACGAGCGCATGCTCGCGAACATCAATACGCCCGAAGATTACGAGCGAGCGGTGAAGATATCGCGGTGA